In the Micromonospora narathiwatensis genome, one interval contains:
- a CDS encoding DUF5666 domain-containing protein, whose protein sequence is MDTTDTVIFERVGDPAPGSPIGPAEPDRDLSAAVAAAAPRRWWNRGTIVLAGLLLVMVGFLTGTQVQQRWGDTPATGIGRTGGFPGTLPSGFPGGGMGRGEPGSGSAPTSDAAATTGKVKLVDAGVLYLETSDGTVVTVRTNDRTSVQTSRKSELAKLKAGQTVSVQGDRSADGTVTATTVTAAG, encoded by the coding sequence ATGGACACCACCGACACCGTCATCTTCGAACGGGTGGGAGACCCGGCACCGGGGTCGCCGATCGGGCCGGCGGAGCCCGACCGGGATCTCTCCGCCGCGGTCGCGGCCGCCGCGCCGCGCCGCTGGTGGAACCGGGGCACCATTGTGCTGGCCGGACTGCTGCTGGTGATGGTCGGCTTCCTGACCGGAACGCAGGTGCAGCAGCGTTGGGGGGACACGCCGGCGACGGGGATCGGCCGCACGGGGGGCTTCCCGGGGACGCTGCCCAGCGGGTTCCCCGGCGGAGGCATGGGCCGCGGAGAGCCCGGCAGCGGGTCGGCGCCGACCTCCGACGCGGCGGCCACCACCGGGAAGGTGAAGCTCGTCGACGCCGGTGTGCTGTACCTGGAGACCTCCGACGGCACCGTGGTCACCGTGCGGACCAACGACCGCACCTCCGTGCAGACCAGCCGGAAGAGCGAACTGGCGAAGCTCAAGGCCGGACAGACCGTGAGCGTGCAGGGCGACCGGTCGGCGGACGGCACGGTCACCGCCACCACCGTCACCGCCGCAGGCTGA
- a CDS encoding LysR family transcriptional regulator — MNVQLRQLQALVAVADAGTFTDAAATLGLSQAAVSRAIAGLEAALGARLLLRTTRHVSLTATGTRVLPAARRVLEEVAHLRRTVDRSEAELRVGYAWAALGRHTRRLQRAWASAYPDVPLVFVQSGTETAGLGEGLADVAVLRRPLDDARFDTALIGTEARYAAVATDNTLARRRSVRMADLARYTVALDSRTGTTTPGLWPPGAAPASTRESHGVDEWLTLIAAGQAVGVTSEATANQNPRPGVAYRVVRDAPPIEVRLAWWRDDPPSRLPELLALARAAYG; from the coding sequence ATGAATGTGCAGCTGCGCCAGCTCCAGGCCCTGGTCGCGGTGGCCGACGCCGGCACGTTCACCGACGCGGCGGCCACGCTCGGCCTCTCCCAGGCCGCGGTGTCCCGCGCGATCGCCGGCCTTGAGGCCGCGCTCGGCGCACGCCTGCTGCTGCGCACCACCCGGCACGTCTCGCTGACCGCCACCGGCACCCGGGTGCTTCCCGCCGCCCGTCGGGTGCTGGAGGAGGTCGCCCACCTGCGGCGCACGGTCGACCGGTCGGAGGCCGAACTCCGGGTCGGCTACGCCTGGGCGGCGCTGGGCCGGCACACCCGGCGGCTGCAACGCGCCTGGGCGTCCGCGTACCCGGACGTGCCGCTGGTGTTCGTGCAGTCCGGCACCGAGACGGCGGGGCTCGGCGAGGGCCTGGCCGACGTCGCGGTCCTGCGCCGCCCGCTGGACGACGCCCGGTTCGACACCGCGCTGATCGGCACCGAGGCTCGGTACGCCGCGGTCGCCACCGACAACACGCTGGCCCGGCGGCGTTCGGTGCGGATGGCTGACCTGGCCCGCTACACGGTCGCGCTGGACAGCCGTACCGGCACCACCACGCCCGGTCTGTGGCCGCCCGGCGCGGCACCGGCCTCGACCCGCGAGTCGCACGGTGTCGACGAGTGGCTCACACTGATCGCCGCGGGCCAGGCGGTCGGCGTCACCTCGGAGGCGACCGCCAACCAGAACCCTCGGCCGGGTGTCGCCTACCGCGTGGTGCGCGACGCCCCGCCGATCGAGGTCAGGCTGGCGTGGTGGCGGGACGACCCGCCAAGTCGCCTGCCCGAGCTGCTCGCGCTGGCCCGGGCCGCCTACGGCTGA
- a CDS encoding AMP-dependent synthetase/ligase, whose translation MRRNVRVEPKLSGGESVGLADVVWDNARRDPGAVQFRRPAPDARSWPYPAGDASVVTSRQFRDDVLAVARGLVAAGVAPGDRVGLMSRTRYEWTLVDYAVWAIGAVTVPVYDTSSAEQLAWILADSGAVACVVELTDHAALLAGVRDGLPDLRHVWRIDSGDLIQLAEQGRAVDADTVERRRAAVSGADPATIVYTSGTTGRPKGCVLTHRNIYLDVGNAVAALPELFNRTASTVLFLPLAHAFARMIQVGMVQARATTVHSPSARGVLQQLQRYRPTFVLAVPRVFEKAYDGARQRATEQHRGWLFDVADRTAVRYSRALDTPSGPGPGLRLLRGLLDLLVYRELRAAFGGRCRVAVVGGAPLGERLGHFFRGAGLLTLEGYGLTETSPALAVNQPSAMRIGTVGRPLPGVELTIADSGEILVRSDVVFKGYWNKPDATSDTFTADGWFRTGDLGSLDDDGYLRITGRTKDIMVTAEGKNIAPAPLEDRVRAHPLVSQSMLAGNGKPYVAALVTIDPQAWSRWRDAHGHPRASVAELREDPALRGEIQNAIDQANRSVSHAEAIKTFRILPDDFTEANGELTPTLKIRRDVVQRHRAADIDALYRGH comes from the coding sequence ATGCGGCGCAACGTCAGAGTGGAACCGAAACTCAGCGGCGGGGAATCGGTCGGGCTGGCCGACGTGGTGTGGGACAACGCGCGGCGGGACCCGGGCGCGGTGCAGTTCCGACGCCCGGCCCCGGACGCCCGGTCGTGGCCGTACCCGGCCGGTGACGCGTCCGTGGTCACCAGCCGGCAGTTCCGGGACGACGTGCTGGCCGTGGCGCGCGGGCTGGTCGCGGCGGGCGTGGCGCCAGGCGACCGGGTGGGACTGATGAGCCGCACGCGATACGAGTGGACCCTGGTCGACTACGCGGTGTGGGCGATCGGCGCGGTGACCGTTCCGGTCTACGACACGTCGAGCGCCGAGCAGCTGGCCTGGATCCTCGCCGACTCGGGCGCGGTGGCGTGCGTGGTGGAGCTGACCGACCACGCCGCGCTGCTGGCCGGCGTACGTGACGGGTTGCCGGACCTGCGCCACGTGTGGCGGATCGACTCCGGCGACCTGATCCAGCTCGCCGAGCAGGGCCGGGCCGTTGACGCCGACACCGTCGAACGGCGGCGTGCCGCGGTCTCGGGCGCCGACCCGGCCACGATCGTCTACACCAGCGGGACCACGGGCCGACCCAAGGGTTGCGTGTTGACCCACCGGAACATTTACCTCGACGTCGGCAACGCGGTCGCGGCGCTGCCGGAGCTGTTCAACCGGACGGCGTCGACGGTGCTCTTCCTTCCGCTGGCGCACGCTTTCGCCAGGATGATTCAGGTGGGGATGGTGCAGGCCCGGGCGACGACGGTGCACAGCCCCAGCGCGCGCGGCGTGCTGCAGCAGTTGCAGCGGTACCGGCCGACATTCGTCCTCGCGGTGCCGCGCGTGTTCGAGAAGGCATACGACGGGGCGCGGCAGAGGGCCACCGAACAGCATCGGGGGTGGCTGTTCGACGTAGCGGACCGGACGGCGGTGCGGTACAGCCGGGCACTCGACACGCCATCCGGCCCCGGACCAGGTCTCCGGTTGCTGCGGGGTCTGCTCGACCTGCTGGTCTACCGGGAGCTGCGGGCCGCGTTCGGCGGCCGGTGCCGCGTCGCCGTCGTCGGCGGGGCTCCCCTCGGTGAGCGGCTCGGGCACTTCTTCCGTGGCGCCGGCCTCCTGACCCTGGAGGGGTACGGGTTGACGGAGACGTCGCCGGCGCTGGCGGTGAACCAGCCCTCGGCGATGCGGATCGGCACCGTCGGCCGGCCGCTGCCCGGCGTGGAGCTGACCATCGCCGACAGCGGGGAGATCCTCGTCCGCAGCGACGTCGTTTTCAAGGGCTACTGGAACAAACCGGACGCGACCAGCGACACGTTCACCGCCGACGGCTGGTTCCGCACCGGCGACCTCGGCAGCCTCGACGACGACGGCTATCTGCGGATCACCGGACGCACGAAGGACATCATGGTGACCGCGGAGGGAAAGAACATCGCTCCCGCCCCCCTGGAGGACCGGGTTCGGGCACATCCGCTGGTCAGCCAGTCCATGCTGGCCGGCAACGGCAAGCCGTACGTCGCCGCCCTGGTCACCATCGACCCGCAGGCGTGGTCCCGGTGGCGCGACGCGCACGGTCACCCGCGCGCCTCGGTCGCGGAGCTACGCGAGGACCCCGCCCTGCGCGGCGAGATCCAGAACGCGATCGACCAGGCGAACCGGTCGGTCTCCCACGCGGAGGCGATCAAGACCTTCCGGATCCTGCCCGATGACTTCACCGAGGCCAACGGTGAACTCACCCCCACCCTGAAGATCAGACGCGACGTGGTGCAGCGGCACCGCGCCGCCGACATCGACGCCCTCTACCGTGGCCACTGA
- a CDS encoding MFS transporter, producing the protein MAPSEQVEATEPAVAEPVLHASALRLTLASPLYRGATVSVFLSALGFSAAAPQIASFLVNDLGASLSAAGLFYLASLTAPVAGYLIGRRSDRTGRRLGLFRLCAVLGFVGWLGIAYSTHLWMPYVISAVIGGFGGAATSQLFAAIHDEQVAHPSPSNDGVVAVVRMALTGGWVVGPVAGSFLAAHTSPHTMLLATAICTLAQIVPLGTLRPPPAGASAHRTAEPGARGPGIRDMLPLLAFTALYVLVYAGEPIKYAYLPIYMNGQLDFPAGLSGAIIGIQPLVEIILMPLAVLVARRIGMMRLMVIGAGFGVAANICFAASGKAAGLFAGQILMGGVWGVFAALGIIVAQRLLPTAVATASAVFLSSTSLASALGGAAGGLGADAVGLPLVFLIPAALGLLAVIGLAVMSRWPGAEF; encoded by the coding sequence TTGGCACCCAGCGAACAGGTCGAGGCCACCGAACCGGCGGTGGCCGAGCCTGTGCTCCACGCGTCGGCGCTGCGGCTGACGCTCGCCTCGCCGCTCTACCGTGGCGCCACCGTTTCGGTGTTCCTGTCCGCTCTCGGGTTCTCGGCCGCCGCACCGCAGATCGCGTCGTTCCTCGTCAACGACCTCGGTGCCTCGCTCAGCGCAGCCGGGCTGTTCTACCTCGCGAGCCTGACCGCGCCCGTGGCCGGTTATCTGATCGGCAGACGCTCGGACCGCACCGGCCGACGTCTGGGCCTGTTCCGCCTCTGCGCCGTCCTGGGCTTCGTGGGCTGGCTCGGCATCGCCTACTCGACCCACCTCTGGATGCCCTACGTCATCAGCGCCGTCATCGGCGGGTTCGGCGGCGCCGCCACCTCCCAGCTGTTCGCCGCCATCCATGACGAGCAGGTAGCCCACCCGAGTCCGAGCAACGACGGGGTGGTCGCCGTGGTTCGGATGGCCCTGACCGGCGGCTGGGTGGTCGGCCCGGTCGCCGGGTCGTTCCTGGCCGCCCACACCTCGCCGCACACCATGCTCCTGGCGACGGCGATCTGCACGCTCGCGCAGATCGTCCCGCTGGGGACGCTCAGGCCACCACCGGCCGGCGCCTCCGCGCATCGGACGGCCGAACCCGGAGCACGCGGGCCCGGCATACGCGACATGCTGCCGCTGCTCGCGTTCACCGCGCTCTACGTACTCGTGTACGCCGGAGAACCGATCAAGTACGCGTACCTGCCGATCTACATGAACGGGCAGCTCGACTTCCCCGCCGGGCTCAGCGGCGCGATCATCGGGATCCAGCCACTGGTCGAGATCATCCTCATGCCGCTGGCGGTTCTCGTGGCACGCCGGATCGGAATGATGCGGCTGATGGTGATCGGTGCCGGCTTCGGCGTCGCCGCCAACATCTGCTTTGCCGCCAGCGGCAAGGCCGCCGGTCTGTTCGCTGGGCAGATCCTCATGGGCGGCGTGTGGGGAGTCTTCGCCGCACTCGGGATCATCGTCGCTCAGCGCCTTCTCCCCACCGCCGTCGCCACCGCCTCCGCCGTCTTCCTCAGCTCCACATCCCTGGCCTCGGCCCTGGGCGGAGCCGCCGGAGGACTCGGAGCCGACGCCGTCGGACTGCCCCTGGTTTTCCTCATCCCGGCCGCCCTCGGGCTCCTCGCCGTCATCGGCCTGGCCGTCATGAGCCGCTGGCCGGGAGCCGAATTCTGA
- a CDS encoding acyltransferase family protein gives MMNKVAGRALPSLTSLRIIAASLVFFGHGAVLQIFADPDVNQSMFHLSRNASPVGLSYFFVLSGFILVWSHRPEDTSGQFWRRRLLRIFPNHVLVYAAILLMIVAAGGRLATTDALASLFLVQSWLPHPTLWQNAVNIPTWSLSVELLLYLAFPLTLALVNRIPKRYLWWAAALIAGVAIAMPFIVNEYWPYQSQSVTTEAAIQQWLLYASPVARLFEFLVGMLMARILITGQWPRIRPIVAVALVIGVYVATLEIELMGGYQSLLLIPLALLVTAYAAADLAGRSRLLTRPWLVRTGELTYAFYLVHFTVLVAVHAAYSGQTWVGYLYDARQFTIPGGILFLVGAFLLSLFVAGVLYTFVEQPVMRRWAHPNNDHTASRPPVVEGAG, from the coding sequence ATGATGAATAAAGTGGCCGGGCGGGCCCTGCCATCGTTGACGAGTCTGCGAATTATCGCGGCCAGCCTGGTCTTCTTCGGCCATGGGGCGGTGCTGCAGATATTCGCCGACCCGGATGTCAATCAATCCATGTTCCACCTGTCCCGTAACGCCTCTCCGGTCGGGCTCTCCTACTTCTTCGTCCTCAGTGGCTTCATTCTGGTCTGGTCGCACCGCCCAGAGGACACCTCCGGGCAGTTCTGGCGGCGTCGGCTGCTGCGCATCTTCCCCAACCACGTACTCGTCTACGCCGCGATCCTGCTCATGATTGTGGCCGCCGGTGGGCGCCTCGCCACCACGGATGCCCTGGCGAGCCTCTTCCTGGTGCAGTCCTGGTTGCCCCACCCGACACTGTGGCAGAACGCGGTGAACATCCCCACCTGGTCGCTCTCGGTGGAATTGCTGCTCTACCTCGCCTTTCCCCTGACACTGGCCCTGGTCAACCGTATTCCGAAGCGTTACCTGTGGTGGGCGGCGGCGCTGATCGCCGGCGTCGCGATCGCGATGCCCTTCATCGTCAACGAGTACTGGCCGTACCAGTCGCAGAGCGTCACCACGGAGGCCGCGATCCAACAGTGGCTGCTCTACGCCTCACCGGTCGCCCGGCTATTCGAGTTCCTGGTCGGCATGCTCATGGCCCGGATCCTGATCACCGGACAGTGGCCGCGCATCCGCCCGATCGTCGCCGTGGCGCTCGTCATCGGGGTGTACGTGGCAACGCTCGAAATCGAGCTGATGGGCGGTTACCAGTCGCTCCTCCTGATTCCGCTCGCCCTGCTGGTCACCGCGTACGCGGCGGCTGATCTGGCCGGGCGATCCCGCCTGTTGACCCGCCCGTGGCTGGTCCGGACGGGTGAGTTGACCTACGCCTTCTATCTCGTGCACTTCACGGTTCTGGTGGCCGTGCACGCGGCGTACAGCGGGCAGACGTGGGTCGGATACCTGTACGACGCCCGACAGTTCACGATCCCCGGCGGAATTCTGTTCCTGGTCGGAGCGTTCCTCCTGTCGCTGTTCGTCGCCGGCGTGCTCTACACCTTCGTCGAGCAACCCGTCATGCGTCGCTGGGCGCACCCGAACAACGACCACACGGCCAGCCGGCCACCGGTGGTCGAGGGCGCCGGATGA
- a CDS encoding ferritin-like domain-containing protein codes for MPNQFALDVTKIRDDARRRMQEGPVTATYGGDTNPVLDILNQVVATEIVCYLRYIQNSIAAAGIDRAQVAAEFKEHAAEELQHGLRAAERINQLGGVPDFDPGTLARRAHTEYSAPAATDLDTMLRENLVAERIVISSYQEIIRWLGDSDPTTRRLMEDILEEEEEHANDLTDLLGVQG; via the coding sequence ATGCCGAACCAGTTTGCGCTCGATGTGACCAAGATCCGGGACGACGCTCGCCGCCGGATGCAGGAAGGCCCGGTTACCGCGACCTACGGCGGCGACACCAACCCGGTTCTGGACATTCTCAACCAGGTCGTCGCGACCGAGATCGTGTGCTACCTGCGTTACATCCAGAACTCGATCGCCGCTGCCGGCATCGACCGTGCGCAGGTCGCCGCCGAGTTCAAGGAGCACGCCGCGGAGGAATTGCAGCATGGCCTGCGTGCGGCCGAGCGGATCAATCAACTCGGCGGGGTACCCGACTTCGACCCCGGTACGCTCGCTCGGCGCGCCCACACCGAATACTCCGCGCCGGCCGCGACCGATCTGGACACCATGCTGCGGGAGAATCTCGTCGCCGAACGTATCGTCATCTCCTCGTACCAGGAGATCATCCGCTGGCTCGGCGACTCCGACCCGACCACCCGCCGGCTGATGGAGGACATCCTGGAGGAGGAGGAAGAGCACGCCAACGACCTGACGGATCTGCTCGGCGTCCAGGGCTGA
- a CDS encoding LacI family DNA-binding transcriptional regulator — MSRLKPTIEDVARVAGVSRATASRAINNAPGASEPLRARVHAAVAKLGYQPNETARALASGRQRAVDVIVVTYGPGIRWLRAHPYFSRVLAGMMPVLEGANAQLRLHAVGHAAATEAIDEIAANTTLGAVLADITPALANRFYSRCRRTVSMVPTASSVPAMQADNIGGAYAAVNHLHQLGHRRIAAVHGPALNPCAVDRRTGYLRAVRKLGLTEVSADGDFRREGGYHAAKTLIEQHPDIDAMFVACDLMAAGAVQAVTASGRRVPDDVSVIGFDDSIAAVCTNPPLTTMRLPVEDMAVAATRLLLEGTPAPGHRQRFPVDLVVRDSVRP, encoded by the coding sequence ATGAGCAGGCTCAAGCCCACGATCGAGGACGTCGCGCGTGTGGCCGGAGTGTCCCGCGCGACCGCGTCTCGCGCGATCAACAACGCACCCGGCGCGTCCGAGCCGCTGCGCGCCCGGGTCCACGCGGCCGTGGCCAAGCTGGGCTACCAGCCCAACGAGACCGCCAGAGCCCTGGCCTCCGGCCGCCAACGCGCCGTCGACGTCATCGTCGTGACCTACGGTCCCGGCATCCGCTGGCTCAGGGCACACCCGTATTTCAGCCGCGTCCTGGCCGGCATGATGCCCGTCCTCGAAGGCGCCAACGCGCAACTGCGGCTGCACGCCGTCGGCCATGCGGCGGCCACCGAGGCGATCGACGAGATCGCTGCGAACACCACCCTCGGCGCGGTCCTCGCCGACATCACCCCGGCCTTGGCGAACCGGTTCTACAGCCGGTGCCGCCGCACGGTTTCGATGGTGCCCACCGCCTCATCCGTTCCCGCCATGCAAGCCGACAACATCGGCGGCGCGTACGCCGCGGTCAACCACCTGCACCAGCTCGGCCACCGGCGGATCGCCGCCGTACACGGGCCCGCGCTCAACCCCTGTGCCGTCGACCGCCGCACCGGGTACCTGCGAGCCGTCCGGAAACTTGGCCTGACCGAGGTGAGCGCCGACGGCGACTTCCGCCGCGAAGGCGGCTACCACGCCGCCAAAACGCTGATCGAGCAGCACCCCGACATCGACGCGATGTTCGTCGCCTGCGACCTGATGGCCGCCGGAGCCGTACAGGCCGTCACCGCCAGCGGCCGACGCGTCCCCGACGACGTGAGCGTCATCGGCTTCGACGACAGCATCGCCGCCGTGTGCACCAACCCGCCGCTGACCACGATGCGCCTGCCCGTCGAGGACATGGCGGTCGCCGCCACCCGCCTGCTCCTGGAGGGCACCCCGGCACCGGGCCATCGACAGCGCTTCCCGGTCGACCTCGTCGTCCGCGACAGCGTCCGACCCTAG
- a CDS encoding methyltransferase, protein MADDGGYLLDNQQAEAGVRFDALATLFNPSTFRHIDALGIAEGWRCWEVGAGGASVPSWLAARVGPTGHVLATDIDVSWLTADAEYEVRCHDVGVDPPPGDGFDLVHARLLLVHVPRRAAALAAMASALRPGGWLLVEEADPMMQPLVCPDESGPAQRLANKLKRDLRTLMAQRGVDLAYGRRLPPLLRDAGLTEVEADAFFPITGPACALLEQATVRQIRDRLVSAGLATDEEIDQHLDNIAAGLLDLATSPMISAWGRRPA, encoded by the coding sequence TATCTGCTCGACAACCAGCAGGCGGAGGCAGGCGTCCGCTTTGACGCCCTGGCGACGCTGTTCAACCCGTCCACGTTTCGGCACATCGACGCGCTCGGCATCGCGGAAGGCTGGCGATGCTGGGAGGTCGGCGCGGGAGGCGCGAGCGTGCCGTCCTGGCTCGCCGCGCGCGTCGGACCGACCGGGCACGTGCTCGCCACCGACATCGACGTCTCGTGGCTGACCGCCGACGCGGAATACGAGGTCCGCTGCCACGACGTCGGCGTCGATCCACCGCCGGGGGACGGATTCGACCTGGTGCACGCGCGCCTGCTCCTCGTACACGTGCCCCGGCGCGCCGCGGCGCTCGCCGCCATGGCCTCGGCGCTGCGGCCCGGCGGGTGGTTGCTGGTGGAGGAGGCCGACCCGATGATGCAGCCGCTGGTCTGCCCGGACGAGTCAGGTCCGGCCCAGCGGCTGGCCAACAAGCTCAAGCGTGACCTCCGTACGTTGATGGCCCAGCGCGGTGTCGACCTGGCCTACGGGCGCAGGCTGCCGCCCTTGCTGCGCGACGCGGGACTCACCGAGGTCGAAGCCGACGCCTTCTTTCCGATCACCGGGCCCGCCTGCGCCCTGCTGGAACAGGCCACCGTGCGGCAGATCCGCGATCGGCTGGTCTCCGCCGGCCTGGCCACCGACGAAGAGATCGACCAGCATCTCGACAACATCGCGGCCGGACTCCTCGACCTCGCCACCTCGCCGATGATTTCGGCCTGGGGTCGGAGACCTGCCTGA
- a CDS encoding EamA family transporter, which produces MNARTTAGITTMLGSAASNQVGAAVGAHAFATLGPAGVVAVRQFVAAAVLLPVARPDLRRFTWAQWWPTLLLGLVFATMNLSLYTAIDRVGLGLAVTLEFLGPLAVALAGSRTRIDLLCAATACLGVYLLVLPGPSSDYLGVGLGLLAAACWAAYILLNRLVGARLPGLQAPAAATSVSALLYLPVVALHPLDLRGVSYAVVAGVLSSVVPYAADLITLRYVPTRLFGVFMSIHPVLAALAGVVLLGQVPRSHQWAGITLVVTANALAVTAARSLGRPGGDPAPRRWHIRRPTVAPRIMSRAVCHRTRGAIARADTVGGAGNEDPRPVQSGDAEGLRRHRHRASDGQAGLEELRRRDRLAEEVG; this is translated from the coding sequence ATGAACGCCAGAACCACCGCGGGGATCACCACCATGCTCGGCAGCGCGGCGAGCAACCAGGTCGGCGCGGCCGTGGGCGCGCACGCCTTCGCCACCCTCGGGCCGGCCGGCGTGGTGGCCGTGCGCCAGTTCGTCGCCGCCGCCGTCCTGCTGCCGGTCGCCCGGCCGGACCTGCGCCGGTTCACCTGGGCGCAGTGGTGGCCGACGCTGCTGCTCGGCCTGGTGTTCGCCACGATGAACCTGAGCCTCTACACCGCCATCGACCGGGTCGGACTCGGCTTGGCGGTGACGTTGGAGTTCCTCGGGCCGCTGGCGGTGGCGTTGGCCGGATCGCGTACCCGGATCGACCTGCTCTGCGCGGCGACCGCGTGCCTCGGCGTCTACCTGCTGGTGCTGCCCGGCCCGTCCAGCGACTACCTCGGCGTCGGGCTCGGACTGCTGGCGGCGGCGTGCTGGGCCGCGTACATCCTGCTCAACCGTCTGGTCGGCGCGCGCCTGCCGGGACTGCAGGCGCCGGCCGCGGCCACCTCGGTGTCGGCGCTGCTCTACCTGCCGGTGGTCGCGCTGCATCCGCTCGACCTTCGCGGGGTCAGCTACGCGGTCGTGGCGGGCGTGCTGAGCTCGGTCGTGCCGTACGCCGCCGACCTGATCACCCTGCGGTACGTGCCGACCCGGCTGTTCGGAGTGTTCATGAGCATCCACCCGGTGCTGGCCGCGCTGGCCGGCGTCGTGCTGCTCGGCCAGGTGCCGCGTTCGCACCAGTGGGCCGGGATCACGCTGGTGGTGACGGCCAACGCGCTGGCCGTCACCGCCGCGCGCTCACTCGGGCGGCCGGGCGGAGACCCCGCACCACGCCGGTGGCACATCCGGCGTCCGACGGTGGCGCCGCGGATCATGTCGCGGGCCGTTTGCCACCGGACGCGTGGGGCAATCGCCCGGGCAGACACCGTGGGAGGAGCAGGCAATGAAGATCCACGACCCGTCCAGTCAGGCGATGCAGAAGGACTACGACGTCACCGACATCGAGCGTCTGATGGGCAAGCGGGACTGGAAGAGCTTCGACGACGTGATCGGCTGGCTGAAGAAGTCGGGTGA
- a CDS encoding ABC transporter permease translates to MTLAETLRFALRGIAANKLRSALTMLGILIGVAAVILLVAVGNGSAQAITSRIEALGTNTLTVTGTNRGTGTGGLTLDVADALTDPVLAPDVRSVSPLVTTSATVTYQGAEHEVGQFVGTRPSWFDASNSPVASGTAFSVDDEAQGRRVVVLGRTVVEELFSGVDPIGQQVTVGGALFTVVGVLAPKSSTGFQDANDTVIAPLRAVREVLTGYGTLSSILVEAKNPEQVEAVQAEITTVLAQRLPSTGTGSAPYRIQNAAQLLQTQTETAETFTVLLGAVAAISLLVGGIGITNIMLVTVTERTREIGIRKALGARRRTVLIQFLTEATLLSLIGGALGVAAALIGSRFAIVGVRPVIVPSSVVLALGVSVAIGLFFGGLPAARAARLRPIDALRYE, encoded by the coding sequence GTGACGCTGGCCGAGACCCTCCGCTTCGCCCTCCGCGGGATAGCCGCCAACAAGCTGCGCTCGGCGCTGACGATGCTCGGCATCCTGATCGGCGTCGCCGCGGTCATCCTGCTGGTCGCGGTGGGCAACGGGTCAGCTCAGGCGATCACGAGCCGGATCGAGGCGCTGGGCACCAACACCCTCACGGTGACCGGCACCAACCGGGGTACGGGCACCGGTGGGCTCACCCTGGACGTGGCCGACGCGCTGACCGACCCGGTGCTCGCCCCCGACGTACGATCGGTCTCCCCGCTGGTCACCACCTCAGCCACCGTCACCTACCAAGGCGCGGAGCACGAGGTCGGCCAGTTCGTCGGCACCCGCCCGAGCTGGTTCGACGCCTCGAACTCGCCGGTCGCCAGCGGCACGGCATTCAGCGTCGACGACGAGGCCCAGGGCCGCCGGGTGGTGGTCCTCGGGCGTACCGTCGTCGAGGAACTCTTCTCCGGCGTCGACCCGATCGGCCAGCAGGTCACCGTAGGCGGCGCGCTGTTCACCGTGGTCGGCGTACTGGCGCCGAAGTCCTCGACCGGATTCCAGGACGCCAACGACACGGTGATCGCGCCGTTGCGCGCGGTACGCGAGGTGCTGACCGGTTACGGCACGCTCAGCTCGATCCTGGTCGAGGCGAAGAACCCGGAGCAGGTGGAAGCGGTCCAGGCGGAGATCACCACGGTGCTCGCCCAACGCCTGCCGAGCACCGGCACCGGCAGCGCGCCGTACCGGATCCAGAACGCCGCGCAGCTGCTCCAGACGCAGACCGAGACCGCCGAGACCTTCACGGTCCTGCTCGGCGCGGTCGCCGCGATCAGCCTGCTCGTCGGCGGCATCGGCATCACCAACATCATGCTCGTCACGGTCACCGAGCGGACCCGGGAGATCGGCATCCGCAAGGCGCTGGGCGCCCGACGGCGGACCGTACTGATCCAGTTCCTGACGGAGGCGACCCTGCTCAGCCTGATCGGCGGGGCGTTGGGGGTGGCCGCCGCGCTGATCGGGTCCCGGTTCGCCATCGTGGGCGTACGGCCGGTGATCGTGCCCAGCTCCGTCGTGCTGGCCCTCGGCGTGTCGGTCGCGATCGGGCTCTTCTTCGGTGGTCTGCCGGCGGCCCGGGCGGCCCGGCTGCGCCCCATCGACGCCCTGCGTTACGAGTAG